In Burkholderia pyrrocinia, the following proteins share a genomic window:
- a CDS encoding oxidoreductase, with the protein MGVALVTGASSGIGAATAERLARAGYTVFGTSRRAAPAARRSFEMLILDVTNDASVQAAVAEVMRRAGRIDLLVNNAGFGVAPAGAEESSIEQVQSIFDTNFLGVVRMTRAVLPHMRRQGSGRIVNIGSVLGFLPMPYGALYSATKHAIEGYSESLDHEVRTLGIRVSVIEPAYTKTPFDANFMEPDTKLDVYQEARDVVTQRVNAVMTTATEPAVVAEVVLKAAIAVHPKRRYTAGALAARLQWLRRFAPASMLDAALRKDLRLDTIPATRSGAPALEQ; encoded by the coding sequence ATGGGTGTCGCCCTCGTGACCGGCGCGTCTTCAGGCATCGGTGCGGCGACCGCCGAGCGGCTCGCGCGAGCGGGCTATACGGTATTCGGCACCAGCAGGCGAGCGGCGCCGGCCGCGCGACGATCGTTCGAGATGCTGATCCTCGACGTCACCAACGACGCGTCCGTTCAGGCTGCGGTCGCTGAAGTGATGCGGCGCGCGGGCCGTATCGATCTGCTCGTGAACAACGCCGGGTTCGGCGTCGCGCCGGCCGGCGCGGAAGAAAGCTCGATCGAACAGGTCCAGTCGATCTTCGATACGAACTTTCTCGGCGTCGTCCGGATGACACGCGCCGTCTTGCCGCATATGCGTCGTCAGGGCAGCGGTCGCATCGTCAACATCGGCTCGGTCCTCGGTTTTCTGCCGATGCCGTACGGCGCGCTCTATTCGGCGACCAAGCATGCGATCGAAGGCTATTCCGAATCGCTCGACCACGAGGTGCGCACACTGGGCATCCGGGTTTCGGTCATCGAGCCGGCCTATACGAAGACGCCGTTCGACGCGAATTTCATGGAGCCCGACACGAAGCTCGACGTATACCAGGAAGCGCGTGACGTCGTGACCCAACGCGTGAACGCCGTGATGACTACCGCCACGGAGCCGGCTGTCGTGGCCGAGGTGGTGCTGAAGGCCGCCATCGCCGTACATCCGAAGCGCCGCTATACCGCCGGGGCGCTGGCGGCCCGCCTGCAATGGCTGCGCAGATTCGCGCCCGCGAGCATGCTGGATGCGGCGCTGCGCAAAGACCTGCGGCTCGATACGATTCCCGCGACCCGGTCCGGCGCGCCGGCCCTCGAACAATAA
- a CDS encoding winged helix-turn-helix transcriptional regulator — MDDKNLSDNPCPIARSLSTVGDAWSMLILRDAHAGLTRFDQFRKSLGIAPTILTRRLVSLTEAGLLEKHRYSERPPRDEYRLTQAGLDFLPVLFMIGTWGRQHLGGGKLTRFYDAETGTEIRAIAVDEVTGARIGTRPIRAVTPD; from the coding sequence ATGGACGACAAAAATCTCAGCGATAACCCCTGTCCGATCGCGCGCAGCCTGTCGACGGTCGGTGACGCGTGGAGCATGCTGATCCTTCGGGATGCGCATGCCGGCCTCACCCGCTTCGATCAGTTCCGTAAAAGTCTGGGGATTGCGCCGACGATCCTGACGCGGCGGCTCGTGTCGTTGACCGAGGCCGGACTGCTGGAGAAACACCGCTACTCGGAGCGCCCGCCGCGCGATGAATATCGGCTGACGCAGGCCGGGCTCGACTTCCTGCCGGTGCTCTTCATGATCGGTACGTGGGGCCGCCAGCACCTTGGCGGCGGCAAGCTGACGCGTTTCTACGATGCGGAGACTGGCACGGAAATCAGGGCAATCGCCGTCGATGAGGTGACCGGCGCGAGAATCGGAACCCGTCCGATACGCGCGGTTACGCCGGACTGA
- a CDS encoding VOC family protein, translating into MVVPDPENLIEFVRMVFHAQGEFRAGLPAEIRIGDSVVMISGGDGLRDPMPAFLYVYVEDADSTYQRAIAAHAISLEVPADMPYGDRRAMVRDPWGNIWQVATHQRDLSADEIRSRLANGR; encoded by the coding sequence ATGGTCGTGCCGGATCCGGAAAACCTGATCGAATTCGTCCGGATGGTGTTTCACGCACAGGGCGAATTCCGTGCCGGGCTGCCTGCCGAAATCCGGATCGGCGATTCCGTCGTGATGATCAGCGGCGGAGACGGCCTGCGCGATCCGATGCCGGCCTTTCTGTACGTCTATGTCGAGGATGCCGATTCGACCTATCAGCGGGCGATTGCGGCGCATGCGATCTCGCTCGAGGTTCCGGCCGACATGCCATACGGCGACAGGCGAGCGATGGTGAGAGATCCGTGGGGAAACATCTGGCAGGTTGCCACACACCAGCGCGACCTCTCGGCTGACGAGATCCGTTCAAGGCTGGCCAACGGCCGATAG
- a CDS encoding methyl-accepting chemotaxis protein: protein MRKHLTIRGGLVATIAGYTVLLVLVVGAGIAALYAGNGSLEAMYRDDTASLLHLKTSSERMLVLRERMSDVAQIISAGQSGKEEVAQLHTLLKQSNDELDAYTRLHSRNADEQALFDTLQNRRRALLDRVFLKALSQLDGDDAFNFLDTQRTAPPALFAAYQDAIDALESFQVAREKARYDAAGVHFHRIVWGMAAVAVLAIVVGFFAQRMLAKAIIEPINLAVDQFEKIAKGDLTGTVVIPGENEMAYLLNALKRMQDGLVDTVHQVRTSTETIVGDVRTIASGNVDLSARTEQQVVSLQQAAASVEQLTAAVRQNADNARDARTYVEGAAGIASRGGEAMQRVVETMSAISNSSTRISGIVGVIESIAFQTNILALNAAVEAARAGEQGRGFAVVATEVRGLAQRCASAAKEIRDLIGHSARRVEDGSGLVARAGSAMAELVAAVERVNAIMSETSNAFEEQSAGIEQVNDAVIQMEQTMQRNAALVEEAAAAALSLDEQGSRLSAAVAQFRLGEAAVA from the coding sequence ATGCGAAAACACCTCACTATCCGTGGCGGACTCGTCGCGACCATCGCCGGCTATACCGTGCTGCTCGTGCTGGTGGTCGGCGCAGGCATCGCGGCCCTCTACGCGGGCAACGGGTCGCTCGAGGCGATGTATCGCGACGACACCGCGTCGCTGCTGCACCTGAAGACCAGCTCCGAACGGATGCTCGTCCTGCGCGAACGCATGAGCGACGTCGCGCAGATCATCAGCGCCGGCCAGTCGGGCAAGGAGGAAGTCGCGCAACTGCACACACTCCTCAAGCAGAGCAATGATGAACTGGACGCCTACACACGCCTGCATTCGCGCAACGCCGACGAGCAGGCGCTATTCGACACGCTGCAGAATCGCCGCCGGGCGCTGCTTGACCGCGTGTTCCTGAAGGCGCTATCGCAGCTCGACGGCGATGACGCGTTCAACTTCCTCGACACGCAGCGCACTGCGCCGCCCGCGCTGTTCGCCGCCTACCAGGATGCGATCGACGCACTCGAATCGTTCCAGGTCGCACGCGAAAAGGCCCGCTACGATGCGGCCGGCGTCCATTTCCACCGGATCGTGTGGGGGATGGCGGCAGTCGCCGTGCTTGCGATCGTCGTCGGCTTCTTTGCGCAGCGCATGCTCGCGAAGGCGATCATCGAGCCGATCAATCTCGCGGTCGACCAGTTCGAAAAAATCGCGAAAGGCGACCTGACCGGAACGGTCGTCATTCCCGGCGAAAACGAGATGGCCTATCTGCTGAATGCGCTGAAGCGGATGCAGGACGGCCTCGTCGACACCGTGCACCAGGTGCGCACGAGCACGGAGACGATCGTCGGTGACGTCCGCACGATCGCTAGCGGCAACGTCGACCTGTCCGCGCGCACCGAGCAGCAGGTCGTGTCGCTGCAGCAGGCGGCGGCGAGCGTCGAGCAACTGACGGCGGCCGTGCGCCAGAATGCGGACAACGCGCGCGATGCACGCACCTACGTCGAGGGCGCGGCCGGCATCGCGTCGCGCGGCGGCGAGGCGATGCAGCGTGTCGTCGAGACGATGTCGGCGATTTCTAACAGCTCCACGCGAATCTCCGGCATCGTCGGCGTGATCGAGAGCATCGCGTTCCAGACGAACATCCTCGCATTGAACGCTGCCGTCGAGGCTGCGCGCGCGGGCGAGCAGGGGCGCGGTTTCGCGGTCGTCGCAACAGAAGTTCGCGGGCTCGCGCAGCGCTGCGCGTCGGCGGCGAAGGAAATCCGGGACCTGATCGGCCATTCCGCGCGGCGCGTCGAAGACGGCAGCGGCCTCGTCGCACGGGCCGGCTCGGCGATGGCCGAACTCGTCGCCGCGGTCGAGCGCGTCAATGCGATCATGAGCGAAACCAGCAACGCATTCGAAGAGCAGTCGGCGGGCATCGAGCAGGTGAACGACGCGGTCATCCAGATGGAGCAGACGATGCAACGCAATGCCGCGCTGGTCGAGGAGGCGGCGGCCGCGGCGCTGTCGCTCGACGAACAGGGTTCACGGCTGAGCGCGGCGGTCGCGCAGTTCCGTCTGGGTGAAGCGGCAGTCGCGTGA
- a CDS encoding DUF3224 domain-containing protein: MKLLANGPFEVKLNPESLSSVAENTGLGRMSLDKQFHGDLEAVSHGEMLAFRSSVQGSAGYVAMETVQGTLGGRQGSFVLQHSATMTRGQPKQSITVVPDSGTGELLGLSGSMIVSIDNGQHSYSFDYALPESPQ; this comes from the coding sequence ATGAAACTGCTGGCCAACGGTCCGTTCGAAGTGAAGCTGAATCCGGAGTCCCTCAGCAGCGTCGCGGAAAATACCGGGCTCGGCCGCATGTCGCTGGACAAGCAATTTCACGGCGACCTGGAAGCCGTCAGCCACGGAGAGATGCTCGCGTTTCGCAGCAGTGTCCAGGGCTCCGCGGGCTACGTGGCGATGGAAACCGTGCAAGGTACGCTGGGTGGCCGCCAGGGCAGCTTTGTCCTGCAGCACAGCGCCACCATGACCCGTGGGCAGCCGAAGCAGTCGATCACCGTCGTGCCCGATTCCGGGACGGGGGAATTGCTGGGGCTCTCCGGCTCGATGATCGTCAGCATCGACAACGGCCAGCATTCGTACAGCTTCGACTACGCGTTGCCTGAATCGCCGCAGTGA
- a CDS encoding HD domain-containing protein: protein MTTPAFAPFQDLANTLLAHWNDANGDGSHDTSHLQRVWKNAAAIHAEEGGDAEVLFAATLLHDCVAVEKNSPLRAQASRLSAERARRLLTSLDWPDAKIDTVAHAVEAHSFSAGVAPMTLEAKALQDADRLDAIGMLGVARCFYVAGRMGSALYDPVDPHASERELDDTRFAIDHFQTKLLKLASGFQTVTGARLAKIRHDRLRRFLDEFADEI from the coding sequence GTGACTACCCCTGCGTTCGCACCCTTTCAGGATTTGGCCAACACCTTGCTGGCTCACTGGAACGACGCCAATGGCGACGGCTCCCATGACACGTCGCATTTGCAGCGCGTGTGGAAGAACGCGGCGGCGATCCATGCCGAGGAGGGCGGAGATGCCGAAGTGCTGTTTGCGGCGACGCTGCTGCACGACTGCGTAGCGGTCGAGAAAAATTCTCCGCTTCGCGCGCAGGCATCGCGGCTGTCGGCGGAGCGGGCTCGGCGATTGTTGACGTCGCTGGATTGGCCGGATGCGAAGATCGACACCGTGGCGCATGCGGTCGAGGCGCATAGTTTTTCGGCCGGTGTCGCACCGATGACACTCGAAGCCAAGGCGCTGCAGGACGCCGACCGGCTCGATGCGATCGGCATGCTGGGTGTTGCACGCTGCTTTTATGTCGCCGGCCGGATGGGCAGCGCGTTGTATGACCCGGTCGATCCGCACGCATCGGAACGGGAACTCGACGACACGCGATTCGCCATCGATCATTTTCAAACGAAACTGCTGAAGCTGGCGTCCGGTTTCCAGACCGTCACCGGTGCCCGTTTGGCGAAAATCCGCCACGATCGCTTGCGTCGTTTTCTCGACGAGTTTGCCGACGAAATCTGA
- a CDS encoding DoxX family protein translates to MAWNSASLESILAMSVAVLFAIAGVVNLARPGAVKRDFARWGYPAWFQLLCGTLELLSAALLPGQQTRVLGLTLAGAIMIGALFTLIRNREPFRHLAPALIFSALIVVTVVVRGCGLLIIT, encoded by the coding sequence ATGGCGTGGAACAGTGCGTCTCTCGAATCGATCCTCGCGATGAGCGTAGCGGTTCTGTTCGCGATTGCCGGGGTGGTCAATCTCGCACGGCCCGGCGCGGTGAAGCGCGACTTCGCACGCTGGGGTTATCCGGCATGGTTTCAGTTGCTCTGTGGCACGCTGGAATTGCTCAGTGCGGCACTTCTTCCTGGACAACAAACCAGAGTTTTGGGCCTCACGCTGGCCGGCGCGATCATGATCGGCGCGCTCTTCACGTTGATACGAAACCGGGAGCCGTTCCGGCATCTCGCCCCGGCGCTGATCTTCTCGGCTCTCATTGTGGTGACTGTGGTGGTCCGCGGTTGTGGACTCCTTATCATCACGTGA
- a CDS encoding NAD-dependent epimerase/dehydratase family protein produces MADRLRRCSGLKLEREEAFIRNKYQIAEQLTRLTSLVYGSDNETHWSRFGGYSTSQAIRWENALELFITGGTGYIGQAVARKAISLGHQVTALVRQDQSAAANALARLGVKLHTGDLREPQSFAATAGAADGVVHTASTNDASAAAADEATAVAMLSHMHPGAAFVYTSGTWVYGNTKGEPATEASALNPTPLIAWRPAVEQHVQALAASRSIAAVILRPAMVHGYGGGIFGMLAGMVRQSGAVKIVGEGRNHWPAVHVDDLATAYLSAVEQAASGDGRVTGQIFNVVAEDAVAVVEMGEAIRASVGADRVELWSLDDARQSLGPFADALALDQTVSGQHARRVLAWEPHGSGLIADLSAQEHFRQTNGA; encoded by the coding sequence ATGGCAGACCGCTTGCGGCGTTGCAGCGGGCTCAAGCTGGAAAGGGAAGAAGCGTTCATTCGAAATAAATACCAGATCGCCGAGCAGTTGACAAGACTGACCAGTCTCGTCTATGGTTCCGATAACGAGACTCACTGGTCTCGTTTTGGTGGCTATTCAACCTCGCAGGCAATCCGTTGGGAGAACGCTTTGGAACTGTTTATTACAGGTGGTACTGGCTACATCGGGCAGGCGGTCGCGCGCAAAGCAATCAGTCTCGGTCATCAGGTGACGGCGCTGGTGCGCCAGGACCAATCGGCGGCCGCCAACGCGTTGGCACGTCTCGGTGTGAAACTGCATACCGGCGACCTGCGTGAGCCACAGTCTTTCGCTGCGACTGCCGGTGCCGCTGATGGCGTGGTGCACACCGCGTCAACCAACGATGCTTCTGCCGCCGCGGCTGATGAGGCCACGGCTGTCGCGATGCTTTCGCATATGCATCCGGGCGCGGCGTTTGTCTATACGTCGGGCACCTGGGTCTACGGCAACACGAAAGGGGAGCCTGCGACTGAGGCATCGGCGCTGAACCCGACACCACTCATCGCCTGGCGGCCCGCAGTGGAGCAACACGTGCAGGCGCTGGCAGCGAGCCGCTCGATTGCCGCCGTGATTCTGAGGCCGGCGATGGTGCATGGCTACGGCGGTGGCATCTTCGGCATGCTTGCCGGCATGGTCCGTCAGTCCGGCGCTGTGAAGATCGTCGGCGAGGGTCGCAATCACTGGCCTGCCGTTCACGTCGATGATCTCGCCACGGCTTACCTGAGCGCGGTGGAGCAGGCGGCAAGCGGGGACGGTCGAGTCACGGGACAGATCTTCAACGTCGTCGCGGAAGATGCCGTTGCCGTTGTCGAAATGGGTGAAGCGATTCGGGCCTCGGTCGGCGCCGATCGCGTCGAACTTTGGTCGCTCGACGATGCTCGCCAATCGCTTGGTCCGTTCGCTGACGCACTGGCGCTCGACCAGACAGTCAGCGGCCAGCATGCCCGGCGAGTTCTTGCGTGGGAGCCCCATGGCTCCGGCCTGATTGCGGACCTCTCCGCACAAGAACACTTTCGGCAAACCAACGGAGCATGA
- a CDS encoding TetR/AcrR family transcriptional regulator — protein sequence MNASSLSSLSPLQRRKRSAILDGAKTVFLRQSFGLATMDDVASAAGVGKQTVYRHFGSKEALFVGLVRSMCAEVGALLASTQGEQSDGSPEVELRELGWGLARSLIAPDNLRLYRAIVAEAERLPELGQVFYENGAKVVRAVAARILRKRFDESTAAFRAATFVQLVLGDAYLELSIGFTVPDVEARFALQIDEAVAAALR from the coding sequence ATGAACGCTTCTTCCCTTTCCAGCTTGAGCCCGCTGCAACGCCGCAAGCGGTCTGCCATCCTCGACGGCGCGAAAACCGTTTTTTTACGCCAGAGCTTCGGTCTGGCGACGATGGACGATGTCGCCTCGGCCGCCGGCGTCGGCAAACAGACGGTCTATCGTCACTTCGGGTCGAAGGAGGCGCTCTTCGTCGGTCTGGTGCGCTCGATGTGCGCTGAGGTGGGTGCGCTTCTTGCCAGCACGCAGGGCGAGCAGTCCGACGGCTCACCCGAAGTCGAGTTGCGCGAGTTGGGATGGGGGCTGGCACGAAGCCTGATCGCGCCGGATAATCTGCGGCTTTACCGGGCAATCGTTGCTGAAGCTGAGCGTCTTCCGGAACTCGGCCAGGTGTTTTACGAGAATGGCGCAAAGGTCGTGCGTGCCGTCGCCGCAAGAATTCTGCGGAAGCGATTTGACGAATCGACTGCTGCATTCCGGGCAGCGACATTCGTCCAGTTGGTGCTGGGCGACGCGTATCTGGAACTGTCAATCGGTTTTACGGTGCCCGATGTTGAAGCGCGCTTTGCGCTGCAGATTGACGAGGCGGTGGCGGCTGCGCTTCGCTAA
- a CDS encoding DUF3916 domain-containing protein, which produces MPEKKLRGIPRRLRAVRQWPEKLSNCIPADVWNSNELYWNWKIPVLSSLVRGRYATVATRRTCAQGLIDASAFLLARKPTASRSARVTCAISLPDMFASEVCVYLDEDYFSAHVDDGASIFGERNLIRGRKLSSEWMLHVPPGMSELGIAIKDLDDDGRPFMYECWYFGEVTR; this is translated from the coding sequence ATGCCTGAAAAGAAACTCCGTGGTATCCCTCGTCGGCTTCGAGCCGTCCGACAATGGCCGGAAAAACTTTCGAACTGCATTCCGGCCGACGTCTGGAACTCGAATGAGCTTTACTGGAATTGGAAAATCCCCGTGCTATCCAGCCTTGTTCGGGGGCGATATGCCACCGTTGCCACCCGTCGCACGTGTGCACAAGGCCTTATAGATGCATCAGCGTTCCTTCTCGCTCGTAAACCAACCGCGAGTAGGTCGGCCCGAGTGACGTGCGCAATTTCCCTTCCCGACATGTTTGCAAGCGAGGTATGCGTCTACCTCGACGAAGACTACTTCAGCGCCCACGTTGATGACGGCGCGAGTATTTTCGGCGAAAGGAATCTCATACGGGGCCGTAAATTATCCAGTGAATGGATGTTACACGTGCCGCCCGGCATGTCTGAGTTGGGTATTGCCATCAAAGACCTTGACGACGATGGTCGCCCGTTCATGTATGAATGTTGGTACTTTGGTGAAGTGACCCGATGA